In a genomic window of Zootoca vivipara chromosome 5, rZooViv1.1, whole genome shotgun sequence:
- the MUC4 gene encoding mucin-4 encodes MGRQRGMLWALAGFWAWLLCAPGRTAAVPIPTEWEEADLGDYSTTSDGLSWGTDSDYFEPTVVLTTEEAPAFMEETRGTEFYTPSPLLGKPEGNPGSISSANSSSPTEEETPGSQPASTPAAKVASSTDVSKKPGITPPGGNAKETTEVHVEEKAVFPARTNSSLEEATTKTAVVVSKEEEAAGSPAGRPEETATAAILLSSASPEEQPEGTELLTERYPSTMDTSLPSATSSEGIRASSSKEGANGDASGKMSFPPPAAGDEEAMDTDTGGSNVGFQLNPTVASWEETPGVVPEPDEETPDAGSEAAAPSSGPGADPSSHTEELLVEEAGAALSGGSSPPPPPEGDAVTPPQELPPSGSLPSSDITAESSGAGELAAASTQLPAADEAPLDVESVPGEGRGDADSSLSAGEPESDTEATAIPSSAGPEVGLQNTADVPTGESEDLLSEESSGSLPVDESTVDSPPGILSPSDAPSGPSDSDSDATVSSPVGLPLGSGSASQLPEDGETQASSTTNEEAEAFSRSPDNNKEASFASVSPDLGPAFSGTDVPAGEEVSADLASGAASPLNPGVETDSSEVAENEQPTVSSQSEPSSDRTTINSAGVAEKVPGTLPDTKTTPPSLLEDETPSEAQGSSEETPSPMSSQREEGETSPSEAPGKVGSSPEGSAAATGPDVASGSATTDAVAETSSEGQSETDSPLSSMELIPPVGETLDIEESSGLSPAEDMVVTDPSGGQSTFPSTSPSGPSATDAMEAPSNGPPGSPSSSHLPPGNDTGAGSEVTTGPEELGHSAAVNGEEASLSPVSTAEPELAPAETEAAEDGNVSEDLDKASALPSREETVGATSETAVDEGSPSDSSSFLDEVNTLPPEPQLGPGSAAENSPPSSAEVTDAESGDLTLLPESAGKSTEAQESSGKKPSSASPSGSFSAEDEEGEASPSPASDNLGPSPQGTDILEGSRDGEGSPGLVENEVGGTTNNGSQAGTDLPFSDAEIGPTERSELPAGPPGADGETPSQPPVEDGETLVGNTASGEESPLVTPSEKSPPSVAFEPSGAEPSGSTSSPVSDQLSPDVALKPGSAASEEAQGLEDTFSVQGKDLVPIDTGSPPASPSNDEIGGTGSDLAGSEESPEDATEDATTATNEGAEPPEGSSSVSSKETDLAPSASKPPVSSSSLEELQMDGSPPVNSEESTLSPGDAVRAGPATYEEGEESEDTSAENGKEPSLSPLATELQSATVSTQGVENAISESEANAGSQPSQDAAGPGASEGIEQGGNSSGASEQEMPLGSLVGESPKTSADEEVSEGLVEGRPSLSTEWVDPASFEKAAGKGSQPPLVNAGVSNGKKPSSVPSAAEPQSDSLLTEGVEMPSLGPATDPGPQPSVDSGATAGAVVSEEGEESSLAPTSTELQSSGTSEEVSGGLSSGESSTHPEGVETGAVASEEVVESIISGNNSSLAPLSPDSQSSGTSTSEDVSGGLGESPLLPDDVETPILESATNTGSQSSPDGAAEGVASEEGGKSEDVSPVSGKEPSLHALPTASQSSGTSASNGVSEGLGGGDSSLATEGVEAAGSESAASKASQPSLDDAATIVSKGKEPSSALLTAESPSDSLSTEEVESPSLGTATNAGSQPSADNAATAGASEEGTSGKEASFNALSTESQSPGTLTSEDVSGGLGDGEPSLPTEEVETASLGSTGTKGYTSSTETVLGPENVAEQLEEKSGPITGAESFPQPSSVIDKASGGTLPSVSAYSDESLATNAGVNQLSGITESSQPPPGSGDVSDNMAGLDNTGSSEKSVSGQPAPSNSDALGRPDSSSPAAEVSTEILRGDLGNGPGSLNREESPSALSPPNITLPPGPANPYVKGTGNIIAGGSSSQKVEEAPAGLEAGKTDSFPSDSETQESRPSPNGLLSSSTASEGRGDADSSVSAADKGPATTSTLSSTQLSQANTPKLPSGAESGPETKGGMSPLSSKSEVTGSAKPPKKPASPAGSGISSLPPSSAESKPAVGVSKDTSDNSKAPSSAGKPPSSALATSSSNSPVSKPTKSVSSISSSISSLSPSSTQKKPSVGVSKAASANSKGEPEVHLAAAGATKSSEATGKTEKKPNSRAQNSKDRKAATANRNSAKSGRVPAVPVPVSPPGVRGLRVYYLNSRIQMNYRQRCLNWLSHERQPSAWNKDLPACPCSLQQGLSDDRFSLSKQGLLDSRLTMLYSSAPNKYGAGVRCLYNSKNQLVEGRQERVWKGSRRSFPNSDEELKLYDWCCNRTGNLQFCDKYSQKRPKIGCDGYRPPIRATSSEEEVDSKSEEDRD; translated from the exons ATGGGGAGACAGAGAGGGATGCTGTGGGCCCTCGCAGGTTTCTGGGCATGGCTGCTGTGCG CGCCTGGGAGAACAGCTGCCGTCCCAATTCCCACGGAATGGGAAGAAGCAGACTTGGGTGACTACAGCACCACCAGTGATGGGCTTTCCTGGGGCACAGACAGTGACTATTTCGAGCCCACCGTGGTTCTGACCACAGAGGAGGCGCCTGCCTTCATGGAGGAAACCCGAGGCACAGAATTCTATACTCCTAGCCCTCTCCTTGGGAAACCAGAAGGAAACCCGGGTTCTATTAGCTCAGCGAACTCTTCCAGTCCCACGGAGGAAGAAACGCCAGGTTCTCAGCCGGCCTCCACTCCTGCAGCAAAAGTGGCTTCTTCCACTGATGTTTCCAAGAAACCAGGAATCACACCCCCAGGAGGGAACGCCAAGGAAACGACAGAAGTCCATGTCGAAGAAAAGGCTGTCTTCCCGGCCAGGACGAACTCTTCTTTGGAAGAAGCGACAACTAAAACAGCTGTAGTGGTGTcgaaggaggaagaggcagctggATCTCCCGCAGGGAGGCCTGAAGAAACAGCCACAGCAGCCATCTTgctttcttctgcctctcccgAGGAGCAGCCTGAAGGAACAGAGCTTCTAACGGAGCGGTACCCCAGTACAATGGACACATCTCTTCCCAGCGCGACCAGCAGTGAAGGGATACGGGCATCTTCCTCCAAGGAAGGTGCAAATGGCGATGCTTCTGGcaaaatgagttttccaccaccaGCTGCTGGAGACGAGGAGGCAATGGACACGGACACTGGGGGAAGCAATGTGGGTTTCCAGCTCAACCCCACCGTAGCTTCATGGGAGGAAACACCAGGTGTCGTCCCAGAACCAGATGAGGAGACTCCAGATGCTGGCAGTGAAGCTGCAGCCCCGTCCTCAGGCCCAGGAGCAGACCCTTCCAGCCACACAGAAGAGCTGCTTGTAGAAGAAGCAGGAGCTGCTCTTTCTGGTGGAAgctctcctccaccacctccagagggagaTGCTGTGACGCCACCCCAAGAATTGCCCCCATCCGGTTCGTTGCCGTCCAGCGACATAACTGCAGAGTCCTCGGGAGCCGGTGAGCTGGCTGCAGCTTCCActcaactgcctgctgctgatgAAGCTCCTCTGGATGTAGAATCAGTTCCTGGAGAAGGAAGGGGCGATGCAGATAGCTCTCTGTCTGCAGGAGAGCCCGAAAGCGACACTGAGGCAACGGCAATTCCCTCTTCTGCTGGCCCAGAAGTTGGCCTTCAAAACACAGCCGATGTGCCCACTGGAGAATCAGAAGACCTCCTGAGTGAAGAATCGTCCGGTTCCCTTCCAGTAGATGAGTCAACGGTAGATAGTCCACCCGGCATTTTATCTCCCAGTGATGCTCCCTCTGGGCCTTCAGATTCTGATTCTGATGCCACGGTGTCTTCTCCTGTTGGACTCCCATTGGGATCGGGTTCTGCTTCACAGTTACCTGAGGATGGTGAGACCCAGGCATCTTCTACAACTAATGAAGAGGCAGAGGCATTTTCTAGAAGCCCAGACAACAACAAGGAAGCATCTTTTGCTTCAGTGTCTCCAGACCTTGGACCAGCTTTTTCAGGAACAGATGTCCCTGCTGGAGAAGAAGTTTCTGCAGACCTTGCCAGTGGGGCAGCCTCCCCTTTGAATCCTGGTGTGGAAACAGATAGTTCAGAGGTGGCAGAAAATGAGCAGCCCACAGTCTCAAGCCAGAGCGAGCCCTCTTCAGATAGGACCACAATAAATTCAGCTGGGGTAGCAGAGAAGGTGCCAGGGACTTTGCCCGACACCAAAACAACCCCTCCTTCTCTCCTGGAGGATGAAACACCATCCGAAGCTCAGGGGTCATCTGAAGAAACACCCTCCCCTATGTCTTctcagagggaggagggagagacctCCCCCAGCGAAGCACCTGGAAAGGTTGGTTCTTCTCCTGAAGGCAGTGCGGCAGCTACAGGACCAGATGTTGCATCAGGATCAGCCACAACTGATGCAGTCGCAGAAACGAGCAGCGAAGGCCAGAGCGAGACAGACTCCCCACTCTCCAGCATGGAGCTTATTCCACCTGTGGGAGAGACCTTGGACATTGAAGAATCTTCAGGTCTGTCACCTGCAGAGGACATGGTGGTAACAGATCCATCGGGAGGACAATCCACCTTTCCTTCCACATCTCCTTCTGGTCCCTCCGCTACAGATGCAATGGAAGCTCCATCAAATGGACCACCTGGCTCTCCATCTTCCTCCCACCTACCCCCAGGCAATGACACGGGGGCAGGCTCAGAGGTCACCACGGGGCCAGAGGAACTAGGGCATTCTGCTGCTGTGAACGGGGAGGAAGCATCTCTTTCCCCGGTGTCCACCGCGGAGCCTGAACTGGCTCCTGCAGAAACAGAGGCTGCTGAGGATGGAAATGTTTCTGAAGACCTAGACAAGGCATCAGCCTTACCCTCCAGAGAAGAGACAGTAGGTGCCACCTCAGAGACAGCAGTTGACGAGGGATCCCCTTCAGATAGCAGCAGTTTTCTGGATGAAGTCAACACACTGCCCCCAGAGCCACAGCTAGGCCCAGGAAGTGCAGCAGAGAATAGTCCACCAAGCTCTGCAGAGGTGACAGATGCAGAATCTGGAGATCTTACACTCCTTCCTGAGAGTGCTGGAAAATCAACGGAAGCTCAAGAGTCATcaggaaaaaaaccctcttctgCATCTCCTTCTGGGTCCTTCAGTGCGGAAGACGAAGAAGGAGAAGCCTCCCCAAGCCCAGCTTCTGACAACCTTGGTCCTTCCCCGCAAGGCACTGATATTTTAGAAGGTAGCAGGGATGGTGAGGGCAGCCCTGGATTGGTTGAAAATGAAGTAGGTGGGACAACCAACAACGGGAGCCAAGCTGGAACGGATCTCCCATTTTCAGATGCAGAAATTGGCCCCACTGAAAGATCAGAGCTGCCTGCAGGACCACCAGGAGCTGATGGAGAAACCCCAAGTCAGCCACCTGTAGAGGATGGCGAGACATTAGTAGGAAACACAGCCTCAGGAGAAGAATCTCCCTTAGTCACCCCAAGTGAAAAATCTCCCCCTTCCGTTGCTTTTGAGCCATCAGGAGCTGAGCCTAGTGGGTCCACTAGCTCTCCAGTCTCCGATCAGctgtctccagatgttgcattAAAACCAGGCTCCGCAGCTTCTGAGGAGGCCCAGGGATTGGAAGATACTTTTAGTGTGCAAGGAAAGGATTTGGTTCCAATAGACACAGGGTCACCACCGGCCTCCCCCTCCAATGATGAGATAGGAGGTACTGGCTCAGACTTGGCAGGTAGTGAGGAGTCTCCAGAAGATGCTACAGAAGATgctacaacagcaacaaatgagGGAGCAGAACCACCTGAAGGCTCTTCCAGTGTCAGCAGCAAGGAAACAGACTTGGCTCCGTCAGCTTCAAAGCCACCAGTTTCCTCTTCTTCCCTTGAAGAGCTGCAAATGGATGGATCGCCACCAGTCAATAGCGAGGAGTCTACTCTGTCTCCAGGTGATGCAGTGAGAGCAGGACCTGCCACTTATGAGGAGGGAGAAGAATCAGAAGACACCTCTGCTGAAAATGGAAAGGAACCATCCTTGTCTCCATTGGCCACAGAGTTACAATCAGCCACTGTCTCCACCCAAGGCGTGGAAAATGCCATCTCTGAATCAGAAGCCAATGCAGGATCTCAACCATCTCAAGATGCCGCAGGGCCTGGAGCTTCTGAAGGCATCGAACAAGGGGGAAACTCTTCTGGTGCGAGTGAGCAAGAAATGCCTTTGGGTTCATTGGTTGGAGAATCACCGAAAACATCTGCAGATGAAGAGGTTTCTGAAGGCCTTGTTGAAGGAAGACCTTCCCTCTCCACTGAGTGGGTGGATCCTGCTAGCTTTGAGAAGGCAGCAGGGAAAGGATCTCAACCACCACTAGTTAATGCAGGAGTGTCCAATGGGAAGAAACCCTCGTCGGTTCCATCGGCTGCAGAGCCACAGTCAGACTCTCTGTTGACTGAAGGGGTGGAAATGCCCAGCTTGGGGCCAGCAACTGACCCAGGACCTCAACCATCCGTAGATAGTGGAGCAACAGCAGGGGCTGTAGTTTCTGAGGAGGGAGAAGAATCCTCTTTGGCCCCAACATCAACAGAATTACAATCCTCTGGAACAAGCGAAGAAGTTTCTGGAGGGCTTAGCAGTGGAGAATCTTCCACCCACCCTGAAGGTGTGGAAACAGGGGCTGTAGCCTCTGAGGAGGTAGTAGAATCAATAATAAGTGGAAATAATTCCTCTTTGGCCCCGTTGTCACCAGATTCACAATCCTCTGGAACATCTACAAGTGAAGATGTTTCTGGAGGGCTTGGGGAATCCCCTCTCCTCCCCGATGATGTGGAAACACCTATTTTGGAGTCAGCAACGAACACGGGATCTCAGTCATCACCAGATGGCGCAGCAGAGGGTGTAGCttctgaggagggaggaaaatcAGAAGACGTTTCTCCTGTGAGTGGGAAAGAGCCATCTTTACATGCATTGCCCACAGCCTCACAATCTTCTGGAACATCTGCAAGCAATGGGGTTTCTGAAGGACTTGGTGGTGGAGATTCCTCCCTGGCCACTGAAGGGGTGGAAGCAGCCGGCTCAGAGTCAGCAGCAAGCAAGGCATCCCAACCATCACTAGATGATGCAGCAACAATAGTGTCCAAGGGGAAGGAACCATCATCGGCTCTATTGACTGCAGAGTCACCATCGGACTCTTTGTCAACTGAAGAGGTAGAATCACCCAGCTTGGGGACAGCAACAAATGCAGGATCTCAACCATCTGCGGACAATGCAGCTACAGCAGGAGCTTCTGAGGAGGGCACGAGTGGGAAGGAAGCATCATTTAATGCATTGTCCACAGAATCACAATCCCCGGGAACATTGACAAGTGAAGATGTTTCTGGAGGACTTGGTGATGGAGAACCGTCCCTTCCCACTGAAGAGGTGGAAACTGCCAGTTTGGGATCAACAGGCACCAAGGGATACACCTCTTCCACAGAGACAGTCCTGGGCCCAGAAAACGTAGCAGAGCAGCTGGAAGAGAAATCTGGGCCAATCACAGGTGCAGAATCTTTCCCTCAACCCTCTTCTGTGATTGACAAAGCTTCAGGAGGAACCTTGCCTTCTGTTTCTGCATATTCTGATGAGAGCTTGGCCACCAATGCGGGGGTAAACCAACTCTCTGGCATTACAGAGTCTTCTCAACCACCTCCAGGGAGTGGAGATGTGAGTGACAACATGGCAGGTCTTGATAACACAGGAAGTTCAGAAAAGTCTGTAAGTGGACAGCCTGCTCCTTCCAACAGTGATGCCCTGGGTAGGCCAGATTCTTCCTCTCCAGCGGCAGAAGTCAGCACAGAGATTCTAAGAGGAGATTTGGGGAATGGCCCAGGGTCCTTGAATAGAGAGGAATCTCCTTCTGCCTTATCACCCCCCAATATCACACTGCCCCCTGGGCCCGCCAACCCATATGTCAAAGGCACAGGAAATATCATTGCTGGTGGCTCATCGTCTCAGAAGGTAGAAGAGGCACCAGCTGGCTTAGAAGCAGGAAAAACAGACTCTTTCCCCTCTGATTCAGAGACCCAAGAATCCAGACCCTCGCCCAATGGGCTTTTGAGCTCTTCCACAGCGTCCGAAGGGAGAGGCGATGCGGACAGCTCAGTTTCGGCAGCTGACAAGGGTCCAGCCACCACATCCACCCTGTCTAGCACACAACTGAGTCAAGCGAATACCCCGAAACTGCCTTCTGGGGCAGAATCAGGACCTGAGACCAAAGGAGGGATGTCTCCTCTGTCCTCAAAGTCTGAAGTCACAGGAAGTGCTAAGCCACCCAAAAAGCCAGCATCTCCTGCTGGTTCCGGCATCTCatccctgcctccttcctccgCCGAGAGTAAGCCGGCTGTCGGTGTGAGCAAAGACACCTCTGACAACAGCAAAGCACCTTCCTCTGCGGGGAAACCACCCAGCTCTGCCCTTGCAACATCCAGCAGCAACTCTCCGGTTTCCAAGCCCACAAAGTCGGTGTCTTCAATCAGTTCCAGCATCTCATCCCTGTCTCCTTCCTCCACGCAGAAAAAGCCATCTGTCGGCGTAAGCAAAGCCGCATCTGCCAATAGCAAAGGGGAACCAGAGGTCCACCTTGCCGCCGCAGGAGCTACTAAATCCTCAGAAGCCACTGGCAAGACAGAGAAGAAGCCCAATTCGAGAGCCCAGAATTCCAAGGACAGGAAAGCAGCGACTGCCAATAGGAACTCAGCAAAGTCAGGCCGCGTCCCTGCGGTTCCAGTTCCTGTATCACCACCAG GTGTGCGTGGTCTCCGGGTGTACTATCTGAACAGCCGCATCCAGATGAACTACAGGCAGCGGTGCCTCAACTGGCTTAGCCATGAGAGGCAGCCATCTGCCTGGAACAaggacctgcctgcctgcccttgcTCTCTGCAACAGGGGCTGTCGGATGATCGCTTCTCCCTCAGCAAACAAG GTTTGCTGGACTCTCGCTTAACCATGCTGTATTCCTCTGCCCCAAACAAGTACGGTGCTGGGGTCCGGTGTCTTTATAACAGCAAAAACCAGCTTGTGGAAGGTCGCCAGGAAAGAGTCTGGAAGGGTTCAAGGAGAAGCTTCCCCAACAGTG ACGAAGAGTTGAAATTATATGACTGGTGCTGTAACCGGACCGGAAACCTCCAGTTCTGTGATAAGTACAGCCAGAAAAGGCCAAAGATCGGCTGTGACGGATACAGGCCTCCAATCCGGG CGACTTCATCGGAAGAGGAGGTGGACAGCAAATCAGAGGAAGACAGAG ATtga
- the LOC132592134 gene encoding mucin-2-like, producing MGCYHLPVVPVLLLCLPCCTRIRGAVTVPSAFTMSSNLTSAPQTNSSEKSTLPSTKVTTAAGPTKHSTTGTAPSPDPSSSAGRSTAQITTVPAQRSLSPAETAAETGTPSHVASSTTEKIATSVNTEPTSFIQRSAVTSTEFISPSLAKTMDESTTTTGTPPEKTTSTGLSSITPSTKITGQNMRSSSTEPTLSQQPTMSLFSSLHEATAITGTSEAGNAHSATLEEETSPTVLSSASRDKATPNTESLAPLHTITTAKSIAIPSTEAERSMQASVSSTEHPPIFSTTAEVTSIALAPSLSTVPPPSTFSSAALQPRTNSPRTVAVSSSTAGMTTSPGALGDVASSPTPEIPEAISAMIVEASSRSPSLAPQEVTTFETTERRNLTSTEETTTAFSEVTTSPAEEKTTRSTGWEPTNLFSAAPVGNTPELTSSSPTPPPAEELLETSPAVTTPGRYAATTSRPPRFPLVTFHSTFAGEGSPTISTTAKVTSTPVAPTISLLQTTTSPSLTTTTTTAPKASSAAQSTTPLLSTLPTMDVTAAADSSTSISTAGEDNSSRLPASYSPEEATSAEGTTTPTTVHPSSYPGETSVEPTPFIQRSATTPTESLAKTTDESTTPAGTLAEETTSTGLSSTTPSTEITGQTTRPSSTVPKVALGQQPTMFISIAVEDNRSRLPGSYSPEEATSAEGTTTPTTVPSSHPGETTSELTTFIQSYQATSTASVAATKGESSIPAVTSPKQTTSTTTELTTTTGSSPALTSGPQMTFTTTSGDEVSSTTSKTAKVTSTVASSTISLLKTTTSPSLTTALKASSATQSTTPLLSTLATMAAEPSTSETAVTATRLNTFSVSDLSSSPGKSTAQLTTVVAHGSLSPTETAAETGTPSRVASSTTEEISTAVEDNSSTLPVSYSTEGTTFAEGTTTPATVHLSSYPGKTSVEPTPFIQRSAVTPTESLAKTTDESITPAGTLAEETTSTGLSSTTPSTEITGQTTRPSSTVPEVALGQQPTMLISTAVEDNRSRLPGSYSPEEATPAEGTTTPTTVHPLSYPGETTSELTTFIQRYQATSTAFFSPSLAATKGESSIPVVTSPKQTTSTTTELTTTAGSSPALTSGPQMTFATTSRGKASSTTSKTAKVTSTVASSTISLLKTTTAPKTKSTAKPTTSRQATKRTTNVARATGVTTSSKMVTKIIKRPISAPAPSAAPGGTKRPAPRPSCPSLPPDTGGTQVILSMGLTTTLNISDPTTQEMVLNKLSHDLNAKFPCAAFSVKWIEQMK from the exons GTAGATCCACAGCTCAGATCACAACTGTTCCAGCGCAACGTTCTCTCTCACCAGCTGAAACGGCAGCTGAAACTGGCACTCCATCCCATGTGGCTTCCAGCACGACAGAAAAAATCGCCACCTCCGTTAACACTGAGCCTACATCTTTTATCCAAAGAAGTGCAGTCACTTCAACAGAATTCATTTCCCCATCACTAGCTAAGACCATGGATGAAAGTACCACCACTACTGGCACACCGCCAGAAAAGACCACGTCAACAGGCCTCTCTTCCATCACCCCATCAACTAAAATCACAGGTCAAAACATGAGGTCCAGTAGCACTGAGCCAACACTCAGCCAACAACCAACAATGTCCCTTTTCTCTTCACTGCACGAGGCGACAGCTATCACTGGCACTTCAGAAGCTGGAAACGCACATTCTGCTACTTTGGAAGAAGAAACAAGCCCTACAGTCCTATCTTCAGCCTCTCGAGACAAAGCCACACCCAACACAGAATCTCTTGCTCCTTTGCATACCATAACCACAGCCAAAAGCATTGCCATCCCCAGCACTGAAGCAGAAAGATCCATGCAGGCATCCGTCTCTTCCACGGAACATCCACCGATCTTCAGCACCACTGCAGAAGTCACCTCCATAGCCCTTGCACCATCACTCTCAACTGTTCCCCCTCCATCCACATTCTCTTCTGCAGCCCTGCAGCCCCGCACCAACTCACCTCGGACAGTTGCCGTTAGCAGCTCGACAGCTGGAATGACCACCAGCCCTGGCGCTTTAGGTGATGTGGCTAGCAGCCCTACACCTGAAATCCCAGAGGCCATCAGCGCTATGATAGTAGAAGCTAGCTCAAGATCCCCATCACTAGCTCCTCAAGAGGTAACCACATTCGAAACCACAGAACGTAGAAATCTGACTTCAACAGAGGAGACCACCACTGCTTTTTCAGAAGTGACCACCAGCCCTGCAGAAGAAAAGACCACCAGATCAACAGGGTGGGAACCAACAAACctgttttcagctgctccagTTGGAAACACACCTGAACTCACATCTTCTAGTCCCACTCCTCCACCTGCAGAAGAATTGCTTGAAACCTCACCAGCtgtaacaacacctggaaggtatgCTGCCACCACCTCTAGGCCACCCAGGTTCCCCCTGGTAACTTTCCATTCCACCTTCGCAGGTGAAGGCTCTCCTACCATCAGCACCACGGCCAAAGTCACTTCCACACCTGTTGCTCCCACCATTTCACTGCTCCAAACCACAACCAGCCCCAGcctcactactactactactacagcacCAAAGGCAAGCTCAGCAGCCCAATCCACCACCCCATTGCTAAGCACATTGCCAACCATGGATGTCACCGCAGCAGCCGACTCCTCCACCTCCATCAGCACTGCCGGAGAAGACAATAGCTCAAGGCTGCCAGCATCCTACAGTCCAGAAGAAGCCACATCTGCAGAAGGAACCACCACCCCAACAACAGTTCACCCTTCATCCTATCCTGGTGAAACAAGCGTTGAGCCTACACCTTTTATCCAAAGAAGTGCCACCACTCCAACAGAATCACTAGCTAAGACCACAGATGAAAGTACCACCCCTGCTGGCACACTGGCAGAAGAGACCACGTCAACAGGACTCTCTTCCACCACCCCATCAACTGAAATCACAGGTCAAACAACAAGGCCCAGTAGCACTGTTCCAAAAGTAGCACTCGGCCAACAGCCAACTATGTTCATCAGCATTGCAGTAGAAGACAATAGGTCAAGGCTGCCAGGATCCTACAGTCCAGAAGAAGCCACATCTGCAGAAGGAACCACCACCCCAACAACAGTTCCTTCTTCCCATCCTGGTGAAACCACCTCTGAGCTCACAACATTTATCCAAAGTTATCAAGCCACTTCAACAGCATCAGTAGCTGCAACCAAGGGTGAAAGTAGCATTCCTGCTGTCACATCGCCAAAACAGACCACATCAACCACAACCGAGCTCACAACCACAACTGGAAGTTCCCCTGCCCTCACCTCAGGACCACAGATGACCTTCACAACCACCTCCGGAGATGAAGTTTCATCTACTACCAGTAAAACTGCCAAGGTCACTTCAACAGTTGCTTCTTCCACCATTTCACTGCTCAAAACTACAACCAGTCCCAGCCTCACTACAGCACTAAAGGCAAGCTCAGCAACCCAATCCACCACCCCATTGCTAAGCACATTGGCAACCATGGCAGCTGAGCCCTCCACATCTGAAACTGCCGTGACTGCCACTAGGCTCAACACTTTCTCAGTCTCCGATCTGTCTTCTTCTCCAGGAAAATCCACAGCTCAGCTCACAACTGTTGTAGCACACGGTTCTCTCTCACCAACTGAAACGGCAGCTGAAACTGGCACTCCATCACGTGTGGCTTCGAGCACGACAGAAGAGATCAGCACTGCAGTAGAAGACAATAGCTCAACGCTGCCAGTATCCTACAGTACAGAAGGAACCACATTTGCAGAAGGAACCACCACCCCAGCAACAGTTCATCTTTCTTCTTATCCTGGTAAAACGAGCGTTGAGCCTACACCTTTTATCCAAAGAAGTGCTGTCACTCCAACAGAATCACTAGCTAAGACCACAGATGAAAGTATCACCCCTGCTGGCACACTGGCAGAAGAGACCACGTCAACAGGCCTCTCTTCCACCACCCCATCAACTGAAATCACAGGTCAAACAACAAGGCCCAGTAGCACTGTTCCAGAAGTAGCACTCGGCCAACAGCCAACTATGCTCATCAGCACTGCAGTAGAAGACAATAGGTCAAGGCTGCCAGGATCCTACAGTCCAGAAGAAGCCACACCTGCAGAAGGAACCACCACCCCAACAACAGTTCATCCTTTATCCTATCCTGGTGAAACCACCTCTGAACTCACAACATTTATCCAACGTTATCAAGCCACTTCAACAGCGTTCTTCTCCCCATCACTAGCTGCAACCAAGGGTGAAAGTAGCATTCCTGTTGTCACATCGCCAAAACAGACCACATCAACCACAACTGAGCTCACAACCACAGCTGGAAGCTCCCCTGCCCTCACCTCAGGACCACAGATGACCTTCGCAACCACCTCCAGAGGTAAAGCTTCATCTACCACCAGTAAAACTGCCAAGGTCACGTCAACAGTTGCTTCTTCCACCATTTCACTGCTCAAAACCACTACAGCACCAAAGACAAAATCCACAGCGAAACCCACCACCTCACGGCAGGCTACCAAACGAACTACAAACGTCGCAAGGGCAACTGGCGTCACCACATCGTCAAAAATGGTGACCAAAATTATTAAGCGTCCAATTTCAGCGCCGG CTCCTTCAGCAGCTCCAGGTGGAACCAAGAGGCCCGCTCCAAGGCCTTCCTGCCCTTCTCTACCTCCGGATACAG GTGGGACCCAGGTCATCTTGTCAATGGGCTTGACCACTACCCTGAATATCTCAGACCCCACAACCCAAGAGATGGTTTTGAACAAG CTGAGTCACGACCTGAACGCCAAATTCCCCTGCGCTGCCTTCAGTGTGAAATGGATAGAGCAGATGAAGTAA